Proteins encoded within one genomic window of bacterium:
- a CDS encoding NifU family protein, whose translation MKEKVKESLDRIRPRLQADRGDVELVEVTDDGVVKVRLIGACKGCPMSQMTLKQGIERILKQEVPEVKRVEAVN comes from the coding sequence ATGAAGGAAAAGGTTAAGGAATCACTGGACAGAATTCGCCCGCGCCTGCAGGCCGACCGGGGCGACGTCGAGCTTGTCGAGGTCACCGACGACGGGGTGGTGAAGGTCCGCCTCATCGGAGCCTGCAAGGGTTGCCCGATGAGCCAGATGACCCTCAAGCAGGGCATCGAGCGGATTTTGAAGCAGGAAGTTCCCGAAGTTAAACGGGTAGAAGCGGTAAATTAA